A genomic region of Mesobacillus jeotgali contains the following coding sequences:
- a CDS encoding DUF2332 domain-containing protein gives MYDDISMKFKRFAVHECKGSSPIYEFLSSKIAEDTNILDLAKESREGQPMPNLFLGAVHYLLMKGYNHPLAEFYPSLTEQPFPKEQAYPVFEDFCSSYSDEIIELIKSKIVQTNEVRRCSYLYPVFSRIYHMTRKPLALIEIGTSAGLQLFVDKYSYSYGTDKIVGNLDSEVHLRSEIRGIKSLLKPLPHFDVATRIGVDLHINDVRNTEDYLWLKALIWPEHGERRELFEKAASYVSNQTLSLIEGDGVEILRSLTAAIPEEQVICVFHTHVANQMPVETKEKLLEQIKEIGKRRTIFHIYNNIYDAKLHFDYYLDGQESLNTIGETEGHGLWFKMGF, from the coding sequence ATGTATGATGATATTTCTATGAAGTTCAAAAGATTTGCGGTTCATGAATGCAAGGGGTCAAGTCCAATATATGAATTCCTATCTTCAAAAATAGCTGAAGATACTAATATACTTGACCTTGCAAAGGAATCAAGGGAAGGTCAACCAATGCCAAATCTTTTTTTAGGAGCAGTACACTATCTATTAATGAAGGGGTATAATCATCCCCTGGCAGAATTCTATCCAAGCTTGACCGAACAACCTTTTCCTAAAGAACAAGCCTATCCGGTTTTCGAAGATTTTTGCAGTTCATATTCTGATGAGATAATCGAGTTGATAAAAAGTAAAATCGTCCAGACAAATGAGGTCAGGCGCTGTTCTTATCTCTATCCCGTTTTCAGCCGTATTTACCACATGACCAGAAAGCCATTGGCATTGATTGAAATCGGAACGAGTGCGGGCTTACAGTTATTCGTGGACAAATACAGTTATTCATATGGCACAGATAAAATTGTCGGGAATCTTGATTCGGAAGTCCACCTAAGATCTGAAATAAGAGGAATTAAATCACTTCTGAAACCATTGCCCCATTTTGATGTTGCAACAAGAATAGGAGTCGACCTGCATATAAATGATGTGAGAAATACAGAGGATTACTTATGGCTAAAGGCACTAATCTGGCCAGAACACGGTGAAAGACGAGAGTTATTTGAAAAAGCGGCAAGCTATGTGAGCAATCAAACATTAAGCTTAATAGAGGGGGATGGAGTTGAAATACTCCGATCACTGACAGCAGCAATTCCAGAAGAACAAGTGATTTGTGTATTCCATACCCATGTTGCCAACCAAATGCCAGTCGAGACTAAGGAGAAGCTTCTGGAGCAAATAAAAGAAATTGGAAAACGAAGGACAATTTTTCATATATACAATAATATTTACGATGCAAAGCTTCACTTCGATTATTATCTCGATGGCCAAGAAAGCTTGAACACAATCGGGGAAACTGAAGGCCATGGCCTCTGGTTCAAAATGGGTTTTTAA
- a CDS encoding ester cyclase, which produces MISDNKRLLAERWFSEYFTEGNLDVIDELTTEDFIYHSRNGENSRESMVGFMKWYRSVFHDDIWVLDDLIEQGNKLVVRYTGWMTYKGGWFDIPSENQRVKETGIMIFLFEGSKVKEMWCENSDAGILYDLGALKKNTHEVF; this is translated from the coding sequence ATGATTAGCGATAATAAGAGATTACTAGCTGAAAGATGGTTCAGTGAATATTTTACAGAGGGGAATCTCGATGTGATTGATGAACTGACTACCGAGGATTTTATTTACCATTCGCGTAATGGTGAAAACTCAAGGGAATCAATGGTAGGTTTCATGAAATGGTACCGATCCGTTTTTCATGACGATATTTGGGTGCTGGATGATTTGATTGAACAGGGCAATAAATTGGTAGTACGTTACACCGGCTGGATGACATACAAAGGCGGCTGGTTCGATATCCCATCTGAAAATCAGCGAGTAAAAGAGACAGGGATCATGATTTTTTTATTTGAAGGCAGCAAAGTGAAGGAAATGTGGTGTGAGAATAGCGATGCTGGCATTTTATATGATTTGGGTGCATTGAAGAAAAACACTCATGAAGTTTTTTAG
- a CDS encoding GNAT family N-acetyltransferase translates to MVIRLANQRDIDQLIKMRWDFTLEDYPEMGEGVGYGSFEKECRGFLESALESGQWFVWIAENEGDIVSHIYVELIHKVPRPGRFTHPFAYMTNVYTVPENRGKGTGSKLLSRVNEWAKEMKFEFIIVWPSDTSIEFYGRNGYTQCTDPLEKHF, encoded by the coding sequence ATGGTAATTCGATTAGCGAATCAAAGGGATATTGATCAATTAATAAAAATGAGATGGGACTTTACGCTCGAAGATTACCCCGAAATGGGTGAGGGAGTAGGGTATGGTTCCTTTGAAAAAGAATGCAGAGGGTTCCTTGAATCTGCGCTGGAAAGTGGGCAATGGTTTGTCTGGATTGCTGAGAATGAAGGGGACATCGTTTCCCATATTTACGTTGAACTGATTCATAAGGTTCCGCGTCCAGGCAGGTTCACTCATCCGTTTGCTTATATGACCAATGTATACACTGTTCCCGAAAATAGGGGGAAAGGGACTGGGAGTAAGTTGCTGTCTCGTGTCAATGAATGGGCTAAGGAAATGAAATTCGAGTTCATAATCGTGTGGCCGAGCGATACGAGCATCGAGTTTTATGGGAGAAATGGCTACACACAGTGTACGGATCCATTGGAAAAGCATTTTTGA
- a CDS encoding DUF402 domain-containing protein, with product MNDIKLKRKYGDRADWRRVVQREFIQDFLDEDGFKGHVTMLKVIKISEPLYVQYGDKKVCIVDEGYTWLQHFPEGARHSVTTMFDAAGEIVQWYIDICNGNGIDNSRPWMDDLFLDIIILPTGEVFHKDADELESALTSGVIDEELYHIAISEADAIGKQVEANEFDLLHLTKVHKECLESNPNYRRIRGV from the coding sequence ATGAATGATATTAAGTTAAAAAGAAAATATGGTGACCGGGCTGATTGGCGCCGTGTCGTTCAAAGGGAATTCATTCAGGATTTCTTAGATGAAGATGGTTTTAAGGGTCACGTTACCATGTTAAAGGTGATTAAAATAAGTGAACCATTATATGTCCAATACGGGGATAAAAAAGTCTGTATAGTAGACGAAGGCTATACCTGGCTGCAACATTTCCCTGAGGGTGCACGTCATTCGGTCACTACAATGTTTGACGCTGCCGGGGAGATTGTCCAATGGTATATTGATATTTGCAATGGTAATGGTATTGATAATAGTCGTCCGTGGATGGACGATCTCTTTTTGGACATCATTATCCTGCCTACAGGAGAAGTTTTTCATAAAGATGCCGATGAACTAGAGTCAGCTTTAACATCTGGTGTTATTGATGAGGAACTATATCATATCGCTATCTCTGAGGCTGATGCTATAGGCAAGCAGGTCGAAGCGAATGAATTTGATTTACTGCATTTAACAAAGGTACATAAAGAGTGTTTGGAATCGAATCCGAATTATCGAAGGATTCGAGGTGTGTAA
- a CDS encoding GNAT family N-acetyltransferase, which produces MKEKIDYIIRKEETVDFTVIREINLKAFVNGENEANLIELIRDSDNFISDLSLVAAMRDGEIIGHILFSTIHLVTDQGTVPTLGLAPMAVKPDYQNSGIGSALVNEGIKACKALEYDHIFVLGHPNFYPRFGFSPASQFGIKSPFPVPEEVFMALELKKGSLSGLQGKIKYPPAFNTVS; this is translated from the coding sequence ATGAAAGAGAAGATTGATTACATCATTCGCAAAGAAGAGACAGTTGATTTCACTGTGATTAGGGAGATCAATCTAAAGGCTTTTGTGAATGGAGAGAATGAAGCTAATTTAATCGAACTTATACGTGATTCAGATAACTTTATCTCTGACTTAAGTCTCGTAGCGGCCATGCGTGATGGTGAAATAATTGGACATATACTTTTTAGCACCATTCATCTTGTTACCGATCAAGGAACAGTTCCTACTTTAGGTCTTGCACCAATGGCGGTGAAACCAGATTATCAAAATAGCGGCATTGGTTCTGCCCTCGTTAACGAAGGAATCAAAGCATGCAAGGCTTTGGAATATGATCATATATTTGTTCTTGGCCATCCGAACTTTTACCCTCGTTTTGGCTTTTCACCAGCCAGCCAATTTGGGATAAAATCTCCTTTCCCTGTGCCTGAGGAAGTCTTCATGGCTCTTGAGCTAAAGAAAGGCTCATTGAGTGGATTACAAGGAAAAATTAAGTATCCACCTGCGTTTAATACTGTTAGTTAG